Proteins co-encoded in one Kribbella qitaiheensis genomic window:
- a CDS encoding MFS transporter: MTVTPVRREVTTAPSRRLGWVLALLALGQLIFALDLNIVFVALPEIGRELSFPGQTQQLVVSAYVVVAGGFLLFGGRAADLLGRRRMFVLALTIYAVSSLAGGLADSSAMIIVARVVQGLGGALLLPSTLALLNTLFEEGPRRNRALAVWGGSGASGLTLGALLGGLLTQHFGWPAVFFVNVPLAGAVAIAALFVIPRDQAHPVRRKFDLPGAFTVTGGATLLVFGLVEGPELGWRDPVIVAALIAAVVLLAGFVLIESRSADPLVPFRLFRNRSLTAGSIITFVFMGTFGVLPYFLTVLLQTVHGYSALKTGLAFLVPSVAIAAGTQLGERLATRIGTRTTLLIGFGIGVIGTAVLALGFDVDAGYALLLPGLIVSSIGQGIVWTGMWIAASSGTAATEQGVANGIASTMLNLGNAIGLAVFTAIAAIGLDDRVGGDLRRATADGEAVVVLLAAVGMALGFLVALSFRRERASSARETE; encoded by the coding sequence ATGACCGTTACGCCCGTACGACGAGAAGTGACCACGGCACCGTCCAGGCGACTGGGCTGGGTGCTGGCCCTGCTCGCCCTCGGGCAGCTGATCTTCGCGCTGGATCTCAACATCGTGTTCGTCGCGCTGCCCGAGATCGGACGGGAACTCAGCTTCCCCGGCCAGACCCAGCAATTGGTGGTGAGCGCGTACGTCGTGGTGGCAGGCGGCTTCTTGCTATTCGGCGGTCGCGCGGCCGATCTGCTCGGCCGGCGCCGGATGTTCGTGCTCGCCCTGACCATCTACGCGGTCTCGTCGCTGGCCGGCGGACTGGCTGACAGCTCAGCGATGATCATCGTCGCCCGGGTCGTGCAGGGTCTGGGCGGCGCGCTGCTGTTGCCGTCGACTCTGGCGCTGCTCAACACGCTGTTCGAGGAAGGTCCACGGCGTAATCGCGCGCTAGCGGTCTGGGGTGGTTCGGGGGCCAGTGGCCTGACCCTTGGCGCGCTGCTGGGCGGTCTGCTCACCCAGCACTTCGGTTGGCCGGCGGTCTTCTTCGTGAATGTCCCGCTGGCGGGCGCTGTCGCGATCGCCGCCCTTTTCGTCATCCCGCGTGATCAGGCCCACCCCGTCCGCCGCAAGTTCGACCTTCCCGGCGCCTTCACCGTCACGGGCGGAGCGACCCTGCTGGTATTCGGCCTGGTCGAAGGCCCCGAGCTCGGCTGGCGTGATCCGGTGATCGTCGCCGCGCTGATCGCCGCGGTCGTACTGCTGGCCGGCTTCGTACTGATCGAGTCGCGCAGTGCGGATCCGCTGGTGCCGTTCCGACTGTTCCGCAATCGCAGCCTGACGGCCGGCAGCATCATCACCTTCGTCTTCATGGGCACGTTCGGCGTGCTGCCCTACTTCCTGACCGTCTTGCTGCAGACCGTGCACGGTTACAGCGCGCTGAAGACCGGCCTGGCGTTCCTGGTTCCGTCGGTGGCCATCGCCGCCGGGACCCAGCTGGGCGAACGCCTCGCCACCCGGATCGGCACCCGCACCACCTTGCTGATCGGCTTCGGCATCGGGGTGATCGGTACTGCGGTACTCGCGCTCGGGTTCGACGTCGACGCGGGCTATGCCTTGCTGCTGCCCGGTCTGATCGTCTCCAGTATCGGACAGGGCATCGTCTGGACCGGGATGTGGATCGCCGCCTCCTCCGGTACGGCGGCCACCGAGCAGGGCGTCGCCAACGGGATCGCCTCGACCATGTTGAACCTGGGCAACGCGATCGGCCTCGCGGTGTTCACGGCGATTGCCGCGATCGGCCTCGACGACCGGGTGGGCGGCGACCTGCGCCGAGCTACCGCGGACGGCGAGGCTGTCGTCGTCCTGCTGGCGGCCGTTGGGATGGCCCTCGGATTCCTGGTCGCGCTGAGCTTCAGGCGGGAGCGTGCCAGTTCGGCGCGGGAGACCGAATAG
- a CDS encoding ArsR/SmtB family transcription factor — protein sequence MSYRHPDREQLRIDEVLTALGNPVRLEAVRILNGGGDHNCSMLQTEVGIASKSTMTHHWRVLRESGIIWQRPSGRETALTLRREDLDARYPGLLDSILTGRAIDAAGEPGA from the coding sequence ATGAGTTACCGACACCCGGACCGGGAGCAGCTCCGGATCGACGAGGTACTGACCGCGCTCGGCAACCCGGTGCGCCTGGAGGCCGTCCGGATCCTGAACGGCGGCGGCGATCACAACTGCTCGATGCTGCAGACCGAGGTGGGCATCGCGTCGAAATCCACGATGACGCATCACTGGCGGGTGCTACGCGAGAGCGGCATCATCTGGCAGCGCCCCTCCGGCCGCGAGACGGCACTGACCCTTCGCCGCGAGGATCTCGACGCCCGCTACCCCGGCCTGCTCGACAGCATCCTGACCGGCCGCGCAATCGACGCCGCCGGCGAGCCCGGCGCCTAG
- a CDS encoding AMP-dependent synthetase/ligase, with the protein MMPVADGPQLALLSSRKEHLAQMFLDRVAAQPNREAFRYPVGEEWVSVSWQETDELSRRRAAGLIALGVEPEQRVAVAASTRLEWVQSYLAAILAGAATTTIYPTTMAVDVAYIVADAEVQVVFAEDAGQVDKLREHKSELPSLHKVVLIDGSPDERDGDWVISLSALDELGAKALDEHPEMVDARIAQIRPEHLCTLVYTSGTTGRPKGVRLPHSVWTYEGAAVEGIRVLSPDDLQLLWLPLSHVFGQVLLAVQFQIGFATAIDGRVDKIVANAAAVQPTFMAAAPRVFEKAHGRIVTMMEADGGVKAKLFHWAFGIGASVSSLRQQGKEPSGVLAAQYAVADKLVLSKIRDRFGGKIRFFVSGSAALDKKLAEWFHAAGLLILEGYGLSETAAGASLNRPDQYRLGSVGPIFPAAEFKIAEDGEILIRGPLVMSGYHNLPDQTAEVIDAEGWFHTGDIGHFEDEFLFITDRKKDLFKTSGGKYVAPQVIEGRFKMICPYASQFLVHGNQRNFVSALVTLDPEAIEGWADQNGLGGKPYAEIVTSEAARTMVQGYVNELNTGLNRWETVKKFTILERDLTVESGEMTPSLKLKRKHVEVTYGDLLDKMYEAE; encoded by the coding sequence ATGATGCCCGTTGCCGACGGTCCTCAGCTCGCGTTGCTCAGCTCCCGCAAGGAGCACCTCGCCCAGATGTTCCTCGACCGCGTCGCCGCGCAGCCGAACCGGGAGGCGTTCCGCTACCCGGTCGGCGAGGAGTGGGTGTCAGTCAGCTGGCAGGAGACCGACGAGCTGTCCCGCCGCCGCGCCGCCGGCCTGATCGCGCTGGGGGTCGAGCCCGAGCAGCGGGTGGCCGTGGCCGCCAGCACCCGGCTCGAGTGGGTTCAGTCCTACCTCGCCGCCATCCTCGCGGGTGCGGCGACCACCACGATCTACCCGACCACGATGGCCGTCGACGTCGCGTACATCGTGGCCGACGCCGAGGTCCAGGTCGTGTTCGCCGAAGACGCCGGCCAGGTCGACAAGCTGCGCGAGCACAAGTCGGAGCTGCCTTCGCTGCACAAGGTGGTGCTGATCGACGGTTCGCCTGACGAGCGCGACGGCGACTGGGTGATCAGCCTCTCCGCGCTGGACGAACTCGGCGCCAAGGCATTGGACGAGCACCCGGAGATGGTCGACGCGCGGATCGCGCAGATCCGGCCGGAACACCTCTGCACGCTCGTCTACACCTCCGGTACGACCGGCCGGCCGAAGGGTGTGCGGCTGCCGCACTCGGTCTGGACGTACGAAGGTGCTGCGGTGGAAGGGATCCGGGTGCTGAGCCCGGACGATCTGCAACTACTTTGGTTGCCGTTGTCACACGTGTTCGGTCAGGTGCTGCTCGCCGTTCAGTTCCAGATCGGCTTCGCGACCGCGATCGACGGCCGGGTCGACAAGATCGTCGCCAACGCCGCCGCCGTACAGCCGACCTTCATGGCTGCCGCGCCGCGGGTCTTCGAGAAGGCGCACGGCCGGATCGTGACGATGATGGAGGCCGACGGCGGCGTCAAGGCGAAGCTTTTCCACTGGGCGTTCGGGATCGGTGCTTCCGTGTCTTCGCTTCGGCAGCAGGGCAAGGAGCCGAGCGGCGTACTCGCGGCGCAGTACGCGGTGGCCGACAAGCTCGTGCTGTCGAAGATCCGGGACCGCTTCGGTGGGAAGATCCGGTTCTTCGTCTCCGGCTCCGCGGCCTTGGACAAGAAGCTCGCCGAGTGGTTCCACGCGGCCGGGCTGCTGATCCTGGAGGGCTACGGGCTGTCCGAGACTGCCGCCGGAGCATCGTTGAACCGGCCCGATCAGTACCGGCTGGGCAGTGTCGGCCCGATCTTCCCGGCGGCCGAGTTCAAGATCGCCGAGGACGGCGAGATCCTGATCAGGGGTCCCCTGGTGATGAGCGGCTACCACAACCTGCCCGACCAGACCGCCGAGGTGATCGACGCCGAGGGCTGGTTCCACACCGGCGACATCGGGCACTTCGAGGACGAGTTCCTCTTCATCACCGACCGGAAGAAGGACCTCTTCAAAACCTCCGGCGGCAAGTATGTCGCCCCGCAGGTGATCGAAGGCCGCTTCAAGATGATCTGCCCGTACGCCAGCCAGTTCCTGGTCCACGGCAACCAGCGCAACTTCGTCTCCGCGCTGGTCACGCTCGACCCGGAAGCCATCGAGGGCTGGGCCGACCAGAACGGCCTCGGCGGCAAGCCGTACGCCGAGATCGTCACCTCAGAGGCCGCGCGGACGATGGTCCAGGGCTACGTGAACGAACTCAACACCGGCCTGAACCGCTGGGAAACGGTCAAGAAGTTCACCATCCTGGAACGAGACCTGACGGTCGAGTCCGGCGAAATGACGCCCAGCCTGAAGCTCAAGCGCAAACACGTAGAAGTAACCTACGGCGACCTCCTGGACAAGATGTACGAAGCCGAATGA
- a CDS encoding tautomerase family protein: MPNITVELLSGRTMDQRREFVAAVTDSAIAILGAKREAVRIVFTEIEKSDVANGGVLVSDS; encoded by the coding sequence ATGCCGAACATCACCGTCGAACTGCTCTCTGGCCGCACGATGGACCAGCGTCGCGAGTTCGTCGCCGCCGTCACCGACTCCGCCATCGCCATCCTGGGCGCCAAGCGTGAGGCGGTCCGGATCGTGTTCACCGAGATCGAGAAGTCCGACGTCGCCAACGGCGGAGTACTGGTCTCGGACTCCTGA
- a CDS encoding amidase family protein — translation MGATATVAARGCPDAAILLGALVRVDKRDPATSASRGHFRPDYTRFLDANGLRGARIGIPREVYFGYSSHADEIAEQAIEVIRKAGATVLDPADIPTAQQLEDTETSVVVQAYEIKQAFNAYLSQTPGDHPRSLSELIEFNRRHDDRELRYVRQDGLEAVQALNFTEAEYRAALATNHRLSRTEGIDAVLRRHTLDALVMPTGAPPGKIDLVNGDSYLGGSSTPAALAGYPAISVPAGFAFGLPVGITFMGTAWSEPVLLRLAYAYEQHSKARRAPTYRPCDIGF, via the coding sequence GTGGGCGCTACCGCGACGGTAGCCGCAAGGGGCTGTCCCGACGCGGCGATCCTGCTCGGAGCGTTGGTCAGGGTGGACAAGCGCGATCCGGCCACCTCAGCGAGCCGCGGGCACTTCCGTCCCGACTACACGCGATTCCTGGACGCGAACGGATTGCGAGGTGCGCGGATCGGCATACCGCGGGAGGTGTACTTCGGCTACAGCAGTCATGCCGACGAGATCGCCGAGCAGGCGATCGAGGTGATCCGGAAGGCCGGTGCCACAGTGCTCGACCCGGCCGACATCCCGACCGCACAACAACTGGAGGACACCGAGACCTCCGTGGTGGTGCAGGCCTACGAGATCAAGCAGGCGTTCAATGCCTACCTGTCCCAAACTCCCGGCGATCATCCGCGCAGTCTGTCCGAGCTGATCGAGTTCAACCGCAGGCACGATGACCGCGAGCTGCGCTACGTGCGGCAGGACGGACTCGAGGCCGTGCAGGCACTGAACTTCACCGAGGCGGAATACCGTGCCGCCTTGGCCACCAACCATCGACTGTCTCGTACCGAAGGCATCGACGCCGTACTGCGCAGGCACACTCTCGACGCGCTCGTGATGCCGACCGGTGCGCCCCCGGGCAAGATCGACCTCGTCAACGGCGACAGCTACCTCGGTGGCAGTTCCACTCCGGCCGCGCTGGCCGGCTATCCGGCGATCAGCGTGCCTGCCGGATTCGCCTTCGGGCTGCCGGTCGGCATCACTTTCATGGGGACGGCGTGGTCCGAGCCGGTGCTACTGCGGCTTGCCTATGCTTATGAGCAGCACAGCAAGGCCAGGCGCGCCCCGACGTACCGGCCTTGCGACATCGGCTTCTGA
- a CDS encoding aspartate-semialdehyde dehydrogenase, translating to MRVGVFGATGQVGGVMRELLIERKFPIDEIRYFASARSAGSQLPFGDAKVTVEDSATADFSGLDLALFSNGKTASKEFAPKVAAAGAVVVDNSSGWRMDPEVPLVVAEVNPGDLDQLPKGIVANPNCTTMAAMPVLAPLHREARLTRLIVSTYQAVSGSGGVGVRELEDQTQALAAGAGRLARGTDGIDLPQPQVYAGPIAFNVLPLAGSIVADGTGETDEEQKLRNESRKILHLPDLPVAGTCVRVPVFTGHSLSIHAEFADPITPERATELLAAAPGVELADLPTPLLAAGKDPSYVGRIRQDQSVPDGRGLVLFVSNDNLRKGAALNAVQIAELLQQRR from the coding sequence ATGCGAGTAGGAGTGTTTGGAGCGACAGGGCAGGTCGGCGGCGTGATGCGGGAGCTGCTGATCGAGCGGAAATTCCCGATCGACGAGATCCGGTACTTCGCGTCCGCGCGATCCGCCGGCAGTCAGCTGCCGTTCGGGGACGCCAAGGTCACCGTCGAGGACTCGGCCACGGCCGACTTCTCCGGGCTCGACCTGGCGCTGTTCTCCAACGGGAAGACGGCCTCCAAGGAGTTCGCCCCGAAGGTCGCCGCGGCCGGAGCCGTTGTCGTCGACAACTCGTCCGGCTGGCGGATGGATCCCGAGGTGCCGCTGGTCGTTGCCGAGGTCAACCCTGGCGACCTCGACCAGCTCCCCAAGGGCATCGTCGCGAACCCGAACTGCACCACGATGGCCGCGATGCCGGTGCTCGCCCCGCTGCACCGCGAGGCGCGCCTGACCCGCCTGATCGTCTCCACCTACCAGGCCGTCTCCGGCTCGGGCGGCGTCGGCGTACGGGAACTCGAGGACCAGACCCAGGCGCTCGCTGCCGGAGCCGGGCGACTTGCCCGGGGCACCGACGGGATCGACCTCCCGCAGCCGCAGGTTTACGCCGGGCCGATCGCGTTCAACGTGCTCCCGCTGGCCGGCTCGATCGTTGCTGACGGCACCGGTGAGACCGATGAGGAGCAGAAGCTCCGCAACGAGAGCCGCAAGATCCTGCACCTGCCGGATCTCCCGGTCGCCGGTACCTGCGTCCGCGTCCCGGTCTTCACCGGCCACTCGCTGAGCATCCACGCCGAGTTCGCCGACCCGATCACCCCGGAGCGGGCGACCGAACTCCTCGCCGCCGCGCCGGGTGTCGAGCTCGCCGATCTCCCCACCCCGCTACTTGCCGCCGGCAAGGACCCGTCGTACGTCGGGCGCATCCGCCAGGACCAATCGGTCCCGGACGGACGCGGCCTCGTCCTCTTCGTCTCCAACGACAATCTCCGCAAGGGCGCAGCCCTCAACGCGGTCCAGATCGCGGAGCTCCTTCAGCAGCGTCGCTAG
- a CDS encoding sodium:solute symporter family transporter: MLAYSGALLKVVDIAAKWVAIAVLLTGFTGVPMRWGILLTGVVTMLYATLGGLWADVLTDFGQFIIQAAAGIAMFAAPLLVPGLAKPEQSYVAMSQLLLPSGLIGLVLAGFFSHTMAMVASDANAISSVITRDLGPVLVPKLRQLTDAGILKFARIVTVSFVTVSMLIAIITNGQGVVLKIVVDLVAATMGPIAIPLMLGLLPWFRRSGSRAAIASWAIGLIVWTVVKWGLGSTDTTLVVALPLVTSLVVYVGLGWLLPERRPEVDELLDSLNSDPVDADEVDADEVTARRAAAVG, encoded by the coding sequence GTGCTCGCGTACTCCGGTGCGCTGCTCAAGGTGGTCGACATCGCCGCGAAGTGGGTCGCGATCGCCGTCCTGCTGACCGGATTCACCGGCGTACCGATGCGCTGGGGCATCCTGCTCACCGGTGTGGTCACGATGCTCTACGCGACCCTCGGCGGGCTGTGGGCCGACGTACTCACCGACTTCGGCCAGTTCATCATCCAGGCCGCGGCCGGGATCGCGATGTTCGCCGCGCCGCTGCTGGTCCCTGGTCTGGCCAAGCCCGAGCAGTCGTACGTCGCGATGTCGCAACTGCTGCTGCCGAGCGGCCTGATCGGGCTCGTGCTGGCCGGCTTCTTCTCGCACACGATGGCGATGGTGGCCTCCGACGCGAACGCGATCTCGTCGGTGATCACCCGCGACCTCGGCCCGGTCCTGGTCCCGAAGCTGCGTCAGCTGACCGACGCCGGGATCCTGAAGTTCGCCCGGATCGTCACCGTCAGCTTCGTCACGGTGAGCATGCTGATCGCGATCATCACCAACGGGCAGGGCGTCGTGCTGAAGATCGTCGTCGACCTGGTGGCCGCGACGATGGGCCCGATCGCGATCCCGTTGATGCTCGGCCTGCTGCCCTGGTTCCGGCGCAGCGGGTCGCGAGCGGCGATCGCTTCCTGGGCGATCGGGTTGATCGTCTGGACGGTGGTGAAGTGGGGACTGGGGTCCACCGACACCACGCTGGTCGTCGCGTTGCCGTTGGTAACTTCCCTGGTCGTGTACGTCGGACTCGGCTGGCTGTTGCCGGAGCGGAGGCCCGAGGTGGACGAGCTGCTCGACTCCCTGAACTCCGACCCGGTGGACGCCGACGAGGTGGACGCCGACGAGGTGACCGCCAGGCGAGCAGCTGCCGTCGGCTGA
- a CDS encoding peptide-N4-asparagine amidase, which yields MRARSVALVSLSVLLLGLLSPANAAPPPVQAAAQVVPPSEFGTDYDDPRTPAPPVAVPNTRHCSVEIVRNGFKNFDPYTSTYTPPAGCRGPWSKVVLKMQGSVKGVQYDRLGHITIGGVGVFRTSTPEPSTDGISWKVEKDVTSYIPLLRTPQPVVMELGNVVNDTYTGVLDIVVTLDFYLAGHGAPPARTANAVLPLQDQRREDSDLVGTATLPRNTSRLLGEVYVTGSGGGCEEFWDTSAPDTTGYSCPDGSPYREVDVLVDGKLAGIALPYPYIYTGGWSNPYSWRPSPAPRAFDIKPLYYDLTPFAGLVSDGKPHDFRVHVAGVPARAERLVHRPQPASLDRPIPPADPRRDHLVRRIAADQVGRRHGREWRGRFCEDDGVAVAQDQRVRRHVGRTDPHHGAADPLEQLRSRLGGGRVPRHPGRLVARRVGRHQRRKG from the coding sequence ATGCGCGCACGGTCTGTGGCTCTCGTCTCACTATCCGTCCTACTCCTCGGCTTGTTGTCCCCGGCAAACGCCGCGCCGCCGCCGGTCCAGGCAGCGGCCCAAGTCGTCCCGCCGTCCGAATTCGGGACCGACTACGACGACCCCCGTACGCCGGCGCCGCCGGTCGCCGTACCGAACACCCGGCACTGCTCGGTCGAGATCGTCCGGAACGGCTTCAAGAACTTCGATCCCTACACCTCCACCTATACCCCACCGGCCGGCTGCCGCGGACCATGGTCCAAAGTCGTCCTGAAGATGCAGGGGTCGGTCAAGGGCGTCCAGTACGACCGGCTCGGGCACATCACGATCGGCGGGGTCGGCGTCTTCCGCACCTCCACGCCGGAGCCGAGCACGGACGGCATCAGCTGGAAGGTCGAGAAGGACGTCACCTCCTACATCCCGCTGCTGCGCACCCCACAGCCCGTCGTCATGGAACTGGGCAATGTGGTCAACGACACGTACACCGGTGTCCTCGACATCGTCGTCACCCTCGACTTCTACCTGGCCGGCCACGGCGCCCCACCAGCCCGTACGGCGAACGCCGTGCTGCCGCTCCAGGACCAGCGACGCGAGGACTCGGACCTCGTCGGTACTGCGACGCTGCCGCGCAACACATCGCGCCTGCTCGGTGAGGTCTACGTGACCGGGTCGGGCGGCGGCTGCGAGGAGTTCTGGGACACCTCCGCACCCGACACGACGGGCTACTCCTGCCCCGACGGCTCCCCGTACCGCGAGGTCGACGTACTGGTTGACGGCAAGCTCGCCGGCATCGCCCTGCCGTATCCGTACATCTACACAGGCGGCTGGTCGAACCCGTACTCCTGGCGCCCCTCCCCCGCACCGCGCGCCTTCGACATCAAGCCCCTGTACTACGACCTCACGCCCTTCGCCGGCCTGGTCAGCGACGGGAAGCCGCACGATTTCCGCGTCCACGTCGCCGGCGTACCGGCCCGGGCAGAGCGGCTGGTTCACCGTCCCCAACCTGCAAGTCTGGACCGACCAATTCCACCAGCAGACCCGCGGCGCGATCACCTCGTACGACGTATCGCCGCTGACCAAGTCGGAAGACGCCACGGGCGCGAGTGGCGCGGCAGGTTCTGTGAAGATGACGGCGTCGCGGTCGCTCAAGATCAGCGGGTACGTCGACACGTCGGCCGGACGGATCCGCACCACGGTGCAGCGGACCCTCTCGAACAACTCCGATCACGTCTGGGAGGCGGGCGAGTCCCGCGACACCCTGGACGCCTCGTGGCGCGACGTGTCGGTCGTCACCAGCGGCGCAAGGGTTGA
- a CDS encoding MDR family MFS transporter, producing MDTEAQPVGNATKNAVVVAIMLGMLLAALDQTIVATALPTIVSDLGGANHLSWVVTAYLLAETIMTALIGKFGDLYGRKRMFLISVVLFLAGSALCGMADSMLWLVGSRAVQGLGAGGLMVTATAVIADVVPLAQRGKYQGFIGSVFGVSTVAGPLLGGLFVDQLSWRWAFYVNLPLGVLVLVIAAITLPSVKAAVKPAIDYLGILLIGLGATGLTLVTTWGGNEYDWTSPTIIAMAVGSIMALILFVLVELRAAEPLLPMRLFKSGVFSVCALLSFIIGFAMLGGVTFLPTYLQYVHGASATESGLQMLPLVVGLLVASIGVGQLISKTGHYRWFPVAGTILIGGGLYLLSLLDNHTSYLHTAGDMVVLGLGIGLCMPVPTVVVQSTVDYKDLGVATSGVSFLRTMGSSFGVAVFGSIYATQLPEKLAGAVAPGIDPRLALSVDGVRSLPAAAREPITAAYADALHVVFLAAVPVAAVGFLVALLLKEVPLRDTARVSAGGNSGVGESFAAPASFDSEHELQKLVALVVQKHKGGHPGPEVLAASGLPLSLAQTWMIMRVFRGGADSGSATLQEITGDLKVPPGVFEPLAGQLVADGYLSETLGHYRFTPTGLEMFQRFVGAWRVWLLARLQDWEMDNAEDFSAAVDRIAEQMIKTGQDLTTGKHAELAGV from the coding sequence ATGGACACCGAGGCCCAGCCGGTCGGAAACGCCACCAAGAACGCCGTCGTGGTCGCGATCATGCTCGGCATGTTGCTCGCTGCCCTCGATCAGACGATCGTCGCGACCGCGTTGCCGACCATCGTCAGCGACCTCGGGGGCGCGAACCACCTGTCCTGGGTGGTGACGGCCTACCTGCTCGCCGAGACGATCATGACCGCGCTGATCGGCAAGTTCGGCGACCTGTACGGGCGCAAGCGGATGTTCCTGATCAGCGTGGTGCTGTTCCTGGCCGGGTCCGCGTTGTGCGGGATGGCCGACTCGATGCTCTGGCTGGTCGGCTCCCGCGCCGTCCAGGGGCTCGGCGCGGGCGGCCTGATGGTTACCGCGACGGCAGTCATCGCTGACGTCGTACCGCTCGCCCAGCGCGGCAAGTACCAGGGTTTCATCGGTTCGGTCTTCGGTGTCTCGACGGTCGCCGGCCCGCTGCTCGGCGGTCTGTTCGTGGACCAGCTGAGCTGGCGCTGGGCGTTCTACGTCAACCTGCCGCTCGGCGTCCTGGTGCTGGTCATCGCCGCGATCACGCTGCCCTCGGTGAAGGCCGCGGTGAAACCGGCGATCGACTATCTCGGCATCCTGCTGATCGGGCTGGGTGCGACCGGGCTGACGCTGGTCACGACGTGGGGCGGTAACGAGTACGACTGGACCTCACCGACCATCATCGCGATGGCGGTCGGCTCGATCATGGCGCTGATCCTGTTCGTCCTGGTGGAACTCCGAGCGGCCGAACCGCTACTGCCGATGCGGCTGTTCAAGTCCGGAGTGTTCTCGGTCTGCGCGCTGCTGAGCTTCATCATCGGCTTCGCGATGCTCGGCGGAGTGACCTTCCTCCCGACGTACCTGCAGTATGTGCACGGCGCCTCCGCGACCGAGTCCGGGCTGCAGATGCTGCCGCTGGTGGTCGGGCTGCTGGTGGCCTCGATCGGCGTCGGTCAACTCATCAGCAAGACCGGCCACTATCGGTGGTTCCCGGTCGCCGGAACGATCCTGATCGGCGGCGGCCTCTACCTGCTTTCCTTGCTGGACAACCACACCAGCTACCTCCACACGGCCGGCGACATGGTCGTTCTGGGGCTCGGCATCGGCCTCTGTATGCCGGTGCCGACGGTGGTCGTCCAGAGCACTGTGGACTACAAGGACCTCGGTGTCGCCACCTCCGGCGTCAGCTTCCTGCGGACCATGGGTAGCTCCTTCGGCGTCGCGGTCTTCGGCTCCATCTACGCCACCCAGCTCCCGGAGAAGCTCGCCGGAGCCGTTGCCCCCGGCATCGATCCGCGACTCGCGCTGTCCGTCGACGGCGTACGCTCCCTGCCTGCGGCCGCCCGCGAACCGATCACAGCCGCGTACGCCGACGCGCTGCACGTGGTCTTCCTGGCCGCCGTACCGGTCGCCGCTGTCGGATTCCTCGTTGCCCTGCTGCTGAAGGAGGTTCCGCTCCGCGACACCGCCCGGGTGTCGGCCGGCGGCAACTCCGGCGTCGGCGAAAGCTTCGCGGCCCCGGCGTCCTTCGACTCCGAGCACGAACTGCAGAAGCTGGTCGCGCTGGTGGTCCAGAAGCACAAGGGCGGGCACCCCGGCCCCGAAGTACTGGCCGCGTCCGGCCTTCCGCTCTCGCTGGCCCAGACCTGGATGATCATGCGAGTCTTCCGCGGCGGCGCCGACAGCGGCTCGGCCACCCTGCAGGAGATCACCGGCGACCTGAAGGTCCCGCCGGGCGTCTTCGAACCCCTCGCCGGCCAACTGGTTGCCGACGGCTACCTCAGCGAAACCCTCGGCCACTACCGCTTCACCCCGACCGGCCTGGAAATGTTCCAGCGCTTCGTCGGCGCCTGGCGCGTCTGGCTCCTGGCCCGTCTGCAGGACTGGGAAATGGACAACGCCGAAGACTTCTCCGCAGCCGTCGACCGAATCGCCGAACAAATGATCAAAACCGGCCAAGACCTGACGACGGGCAAGCACGCGGAGCTGGCCGGGGTCTAG